CCCGTCCTGCCCTTCATGATCTGGCACGCCGGCGAACCCCGCCTGGCGGAACATCCCTCTCTCGCCCTCGCCTGGCTCGCCGAGCACGGCCCCCGGCATCGCCCCCTCACCGACGCCCTCGCCTCAAAGGCCATGCGGCGCCTCTGCGACCTCGGCGACCCCTCGTCCATCGACCTCGCCGTCGCCTTCATCGAGCAGATCCTCCCATCGAGCGTCCCCTTCGCCATCGCCGCCCTCGAAGGGCTCCTCCAGGGACAACAGGCCCGCGCCCTCCTGCCAACCCGCCCGGTCACCCCTCTGATCGCCAGTCTGATCCGCCATTCCGACGCCCGGGTGGCCGCGCTCGGACAACGTCTCGGAGCCCGCTGGGGCGACAACGACGCCCTGCGCGCCGTCCGCGCCACCCTCGCCGATGCCTCCGCCACTCCCGACGCGCGCGTGCAGGCCATTCGCACGGCGCGCTTCGACCGTTCCGACATCACCCGCAACGCCCTTCTGGATCTCCTCGCCTCGCCCGCCCCGGAGGTCGTCCAGATCGAGGCCGTCGCCGCCCTTGGCGAACTCGGCGGGGACGCCATCGCTGATCAGCTCCTCGATCGCTGGCCCCGCCTCTCCCCGGCCGCGCAACGCGCCGCCGCCGCCGCCTTCGCCACCCGGCCACGCTGGGCCATGCCCCTCCTCGCCCGGGTCCGTACCGGCGCCATTTCCGCCAGCGACTTCGGCGCCCCCACCCTCCGCGCCCTCCTCCAGAACCGCGACCCGGCAGTCCGCCGCGAAGCCCAGGCCGCCATCGGTCGCTTTCGCGAAAGCCCCGCCGACAAGGCCAGGCTCGTCGCCGAAAAGCGTGCCGTCGTCCTCGAAGGCATTCCCGACCTCGCCGCCGGCCGGGAGATCACCCGCCAGGCCTGCCTTGTCTGCCACCAGTTCCTCGGCGAAGGCGCCGACATCGGACCCGATCTCACCGGGGTCGGCCGTGCCTCCCTCGATGCCCTCCTCTGGAACATCATCGATCCCAACCAGGTCATCGGCGCCGGCTACGAACAGGTCGAAGTCGAAACCCGCGACGACCGCGTCATCTCAGGCCGCCTCGTGGAAGACACCGACGTCCGTGTGCGCCTTCTCCTCCAGGGCCCAAAGGAGGAAATCGTTGCCCGCGCCGACATCGTCAGCCAGCGCACCCTCGAAACCTCGGTCATGCCCGAAGGTCTCGAACAGATGTCCGACGCCGATTTCCGGGACATGGTCTGGTACATCCTCGCCCCGCCGGAGGAAGGCCCCCTTACCCCGGAAAAACGCGACGCCCTGATCGGACGTTGAACCCACCCCCACACGTTTCCGCGTGACCGGCAGGCGGTGACCCTGGAGCCTCGCCTGCCGTGACATCGGACCAAGCCAGGGCCCTGCTCGTGGCCGTGAAGGCAGGGCACACCTCCGTGGACGAAGCCCTCCGTGCCTTCGCCGCCCCGCCCGTCGAGACGCTTCCCTTCGCCAGCGTGGACACCCATCGCACGCTCCGACAGGGCTTCCCCGAGGTCATCTTCGGCGCCGGCAAGACCGCTCCCCAGATGGTGGCCATCGCCCGCAAGATCCTTCGCGCCGACGGGCAACTCCTCGCCACGCGCGTCACTCCGGCCCAGGCCACCCAGCTCCGGCGCGCCTTTCCCAAGGCCGTCCATCATCCCGTCGCCCGCTGCGTCACCGTCGAACAGCCCCCCCTTCCCCGCCGCCCCGGCCACATCGCCGTCGTCGCCGCCGGGACCAGCGACCTGCCCGTCGCCGAGGAGGCCGCCGTCACCGCCGAGGTCATGGGAAACCGTGTCGAACGCATCTACGATGTCGGCGTCGCCGGCATCCATCGTCTCTTCGCCCGCCTGGAGGCCATCCAGTCCGCCCAGGTCATCATCACCGTCGCCGGCATGGAGGGCGCCCTGCCCAGCGTCCTCGGGGGATTGGTGCGGCGCCCCCTCATCGCCGTCCCCACCAGCGTCGGCTACGGCGCCCAGTTCGGCGGCCTCGCCGCCCTCCTCACCGCCCTCAATTCCTGTGCCAGCGGCCTCACCGTGGTGAACATCGACAACGGCTTCGGCGCCGCCTGCGCCGCCAGCCGCATCAACGCCCTGGTCGCCGAAGCCGGCCACAACCCCGCCTGATTCCACATCGCCCCGTTCCCAACCCCCGCCTTCCATCCATGCCCTCGCTCTACCTCGACATCCCCAGCGGCCTCAGCGGCGACATGCTCCTCGGTGCCCTGCTCGATCTCGGCGTGCCTTTCCCACATCTCGAAGCCGAACTTCGCAAACTCAACCTCTCCGGCTACCACCTCCACATCCACCGTGCCTCCCGCTCCGGCATCCAGGGCGTCAAATTCGATGTCCACCTCGAGCACGAGCACGAGCACGAGCACGAGCACGAGCACGAGCACGAGCACGAGCACGAGCACGAGCACGGGCACGGACATCCGCATCACCACGGCCACGAGCCGGCCGTGGATCATGCCCATTCGCACGATAGGGCCCACGCTCATCCCCATGGTCAAGGGCACGCCCACCCTCTCGACTCTTCCAACCCGGCACCGCCTCACGTCCACGGCCGCCGTTTCGCCGGAATCCGGGACCTCATCACCGCCAGTCCCCTCGGCGACTGGGTCAAGCAGCGGTCCCTCGGCGCCTTCCATCGCCTCGCCGTGGCCGAAGGCAAGATCCACGGCGAACCCCCAGACCAGGTGCAGTTCCACGAAGTCGGCGCCGTGGACTCCATCATCGACTTCGTCGGCGCCGCCATTGCCCTCGACTATCTCGGTCGTCCCGAAGTCTTCTCCGGACCCGTCGTGGACGGCACGGGCTGGGTCCGGTGCGCCCATGGCCGCATGCCCATTCCCGTCCCCGCCACCCTCGAAATTTTCGCCGCCCGCGGGGTCGCCGTAACCCAGTGCGAGGAACCTCACGAACTCGTCACCCCCACCGGCGCCGCCCTCCTTGCCGAATTCGTCACCGCCTTCGGCCCGCTCGCCGGATTCGTCCCGTCCCGGGTCGGCTACGGCCTCGGCACCCGCACCCTTCAATCCCGTCCCAACCTCGTCCGTGCTGTCCTCGGAACCGCCACAACCGCCGCACCCGCCACTCCGGCCGGCTCGGAGGCGGAGACCGACACGGTGATGGTCCTCGAAACCAACCTCGACGACCTCAGCCCCGAGATCCTTGGCCACGTCGCCGAACGTGCCTTCGCCCTTGGCGCCCTCGATGTCTTCCACACCCCGGTCCAGATGAAGAAGCACCGGCCCGGCACCCTCCTCACCCTCCTCGCTCCCCCCGCCCTGGCCGAACGCCTGACCGAACTCCTCCTGACCGAGACCACCGCCTTCGGCGTCCGCCGCACCGAGGCCACGCGACGCAAACTCGCCCGCGAAGTCATCACCGTCCCCACGCCCTTCGGACCCGTCTCGGTCAAACTCGGCCGCCTCGGATCCCGCCGCATCCAGGCCTCTCCCGAATTCGAATCCTGCCGCGAACGCGCCGAACAGGCGGGCGTCCCCATCCAGGCGGTGTACGACGCCGCCCGCCAGGCCACCCCCCCGGACCGGCCCTGACCCCCCTGCCATCTCCCGTTCACACCCTCAAATGGCCGTAAACTTCGTGCATATGCACGAAGTTTACGGCCATTTCCACAGGCGTCGTCCACCTTGGGGGGACGCCTGAACGAATTCCTGTTCCTTCGGCCCGGGACCACCGACCAGCCCTCCTGATGATGGCCCACACGATTCGGTCTCCTCGCGCGGACAGGATGACGCAACAATGCGTCAATCCACCGAAAGCCCTCCGCCAGACCACCCCGTACGGTGGCGGTGTCATGTCGCTGTCTGCACCCGCTCCCTCCGCGCTCCGGCACCTTCCCTCATCACCGTGCCACGAAGACCCGGACCCGGCCTCACTGGCCGCCTGGACCGACGCCGTTGCCCCTGAATGCCGGAACCTGGATCCCGATGGATCCATTCGAGTGGCCCTCCATGCCGGGCCCTCCGCCTGGTTCGACCTCCTCGCCGCCCTGGGAGACCTCACGTTTGTCACCCATGTTTCAGGCGCCACGCTGGGCTGGTGCGGCGACGCACCGCGCTTCGACCATACCGACTGGCCGGTCCTGCCGGCGTCCCGCACCTGGCCCTATGCCCCGAACCTCGCCGAGTTCGCACGCCTGTGGGCGCTCCGTGAAATCGACGCCACCGGAGTCAGACACCTCCTCGCCGTCCAGAACACGCCCGGCGCCGTATTTCATCGGATCATCGTCCCGCCCGGCCCGGGCAGCGACCGCCTCCTGGCCTTCATCGAACGTCACCAGTTGCCCCCGGATCGAACGCGTCCGTGGTTCCCGCCAAACCATGCCCGTGCCGCAGAACGTCACGCCTGTGTCCATCAGCGCATCCCCTGGCTCCAATCCCGCTGGGCTGCCCGCTCGCCCCGCATCCGCCGCCTGTCCCTCGTCCAGACTCTCGACCTCCTCGCAGCCGCGGTTTCCCACGCCCAACCGCTGCGCACCATGCTCTACAGCGAACCGCTGATCTGCGGGACGGCCTGGATCCCCGAACGGATCGTCGCCGAACCGCGCCCCGCTTCCCCCCTCCCGCCGTCTCCGCACGCCAGCCGCAAACTGCCCTGGCGCCTCCGCCTCTTTGGCGGTGCCTCCGGACTCGAACTTCTGCCCCACCTCATCGGCTCCGCCTGGCTCTGGATGGACCAGTGCGCCTGCTGCCAACGCTCCCGCTGGGCTGTCGAGATCGGCGGCATCGATGACCGCCTGATCCTTGCCCTGCTCGCCACCCATGACACCACCGAACCCGCCTGGCGCAGATTCCTCCGCACCACGCTGGACGGCTGATCCCTCCCGTCATGCCATGGCCCGGGCGATGGCGTTCCACCACCCGTCGTGCAACTCCGCCACCGGCGCTGAGACTTCCCCCGCGGTCGTCCGGATCGCCAACCGGTCCCCACCCACCGTCCCGATCCGGACCGCAGGCACGCCAAGCAACCGGGCCCGCTCCATCAACCCGCCCGCATCCACCGCCCGGCAGCTCACCACCACCCGCGACTGCGTCTCCCCGAACAACAGCGCGTCCAGGCGAACCCTGGACCCGGCCACCGGGGATGGACCTATTTCATGCCCTGCATCGGTCGGATCCGTCGGATCGGTCGGATAAGCCCGATCCGCCCCCTCGCCCCCCATCCCGCCCTCCAGCCCCGTCAGGTCCACCGTGGCCCCCAGAAACACCGGCGTGTGCCGCGCGTCGTACCGGCTGAAGCACGCCTCCGCCAGCGCCACCGCCAGCCCCCCCTCGCTGCAATCGTGCGCGCTCCTCACGGTCCCTGTCCGGATCAACCCCACCAGCGCCGTGTGCAACGTGCGCGCCACGTCGAGGTCGCAGCGCGGTGGCAACCCGGTCTTCCTCCCGTGCCGCACCTGCAGGTAAGCGCTGCCCCCCAGTCCCTGAAGCGGATCGTCTTCATCCACCACCGCCCCCAGCAGCACGATCGCGTCCCCCTCTTCCTTGAACCACTGCGTCGTCACGTGCTCCGGTCGCTCGATCAATCCCACCATCGCCACCGTGGGCGTGGGATCGATCGCCCCCAGCGCGCCGCGCTGGTTGTACAGGCTCACGTTCCCGCCCGTGACGGGTGCCTGGAAGGCCCGGCAGGCGTCCGCCAGTCCCCGCACGCTCTCCCGTAATTGCCAGAAAATCTCCGGGTTGTGTGGATTCCCGTAGTTCAGGTTGTCGGTCGCACCCAGTGGCACCGCCCCGGAACACGCCAGGTTCCGCGCCGCCTCCGTCACCGCGATCTTCCCGCCTTCATAGGGATCGAGGTACACGTAGGTCCCGTTCCCATCCACCGTGAACGCCACCAGCTTTTCGGCCACCGGCGCCGCCCCCCGCTCGGCCCCGCCGGGCACCGAGTCGCCCTTGATCCGGATCACCGCCGCGTCGCTCCCCGGGC
This sequence is a window from Verrucomicrobiia bacterium. Protein-coding genes within it:
- the larB gene encoding nickel pincer cofactor biosynthesis protein LarB encodes the protein MTSDQARALLVAVKAGHTSVDEALRAFAAPPVETLPFASVDTHRTLRQGFPEVIFGAGKTAPQMVAIARKILRADGQLLATRVTPAQATQLRRAFPKAVHHPVARCVTVEQPPLPRRPGHIAVVAAGTSDLPVAEEAAVTAEVMGNRVERIYDVGVAGIHRLFARLEAIQSAQVIITVAGMEGALPSVLGGLVRRPLIAVPTSVGYGAQFGGLAALLTALNSCASGLTVVNIDNGFGAACAASRINALVAEAGHNPA
- the larC gene encoding nickel pincer cofactor biosynthesis protein LarC; protein product: MPSLYLDIPSGLSGDMLLGALLDLGVPFPHLEAELRKLNLSGYHLHIHRASRSGIQGVKFDVHLEHEHEHEHEHEHEHEHEHEHEHGHGHPHHHGHEPAVDHAHSHDRAHAHPHGQGHAHPLDSSNPAPPHVHGRRFAGIRDLITASPLGDWVKQRSLGAFHRLAVAEGKIHGEPPDQVQFHEVGAVDSIIDFVGAAIALDYLGRPEVFSGPVVDGTGWVRCAHGRMPIPVPATLEIFAARGVAVTQCEEPHELVTPTGAALLAEFVTAFGPLAGFVPSRVGYGLGTRTLQSRPNLVRAVLGTATTAAPATPAGSEAETDTVMVLETNLDDLSPEILGHVAERAFALGALDVFHTPVQMKKHRPGTLLTLLAPPALAERLTELLLTETTAFGVRRTEATRRKLAREVITVPTPFGPVSVKLGRLGSRRIQASPEFESCRERAEQAGVPIQAVYDAARQATPPDRP